GACAGTCCGACAGGCTGGGTCTTTGGAGGCTGTGGCCACAGATCGAGGCCTCGTCCGATAACTTGCGCCCGCCGGGGGAATGAATGGAGCCTCTGCGCACTGAGCTGCACTGTGGGGTCTGACAAAACCTTCGCCACACAGTCACCACCACAGTCGCCATGATGACAGACAAGCAGAGGGAAATGCCAAGGACCACTATCATGTTACCGCCAAGGAAACTGACTCCAACTGGCACAGGGGGGGGAGAAGGGGATGGGGAAGGGGACACTAAAAAAATAAGGAGATATATTTGACTTCCTttgtaatttgatttaaaaaaaaagcaatttatttAAGTATTTTGTAGGATACTAAGTTATGTCTGAAGaatataaatacaaaacaatgtatAATTGGCGATGGTATAgatactgaaaaaaaagaactgaccAACACAGTCCTCCAAAGAACACAGGGATTGTTCCTTTATCATTCCACTGCACTGCAGTCCTCGCACACCGGAGGGAAGCAAACACTCACGAACGCGTTCCCTCACTGCTTCTCCACAGCTCGCACTGCACACGCTCCATGGTTGCCAAGGCCCCCATTGTTCTGCCGGTGACagccaaaaaatgttaaacgttaacaaaaacaaaaaggtgatgggcaaagacaaaaaagttaaaGGTCATGATGGTTCTGCTCTGAATAAAACTCTTgaatataattttttcttttgaaaagtgTCGTCAAGAAGCTGACTATGGGGTCAGTCAAGATcagttaaaagtgaaaaatagaCAATAAATTGAAAATTTGTAAACTGTTTTTAACTCAAAAGTTCACATCATAGTCTTAAAAGGAATATTGAacatgtactttttaaaaatttaaaagaatacatttttttaattacaagaaataattaaaacttgaactaaaacaaacaattgaCCTTCAACAGTTTCCTGATGGAAAGAAAAGTTATTTGTAACAactgctgttttgtatttttaacttttgtttttttatgttttattcacttTCAGTCCtttctttactttatttaacagtttcaatttaaactttttgttttcaagttGGTTTTGAGCCCATTGGCTACTGGGACATAATAAACATAGAGAAAAAGGTTTCGGGGACATTATGTTTTCCCTCCTCTGATGTACCAAACTTTGGAAAAGCATTACTACTACTGTGCGCCAACTCAGAGGAGCAGAAATGTCGATACTATAACCTCTGTCACTCGATGACCATCAGGTTCCGGTAGCCAATATGTTCAAAGCTGCACCTCCATATAAAACAAAGctatggtttttgtttttcaaaattttaatatttctttcaagATATGTAAGATGTACTTGCGAGTTACAAtgtctgtttttcaaatttacaatctggtttttcaATCACTTGAAGCTGATCCTGATTTTCCCCCATAGCTGACATTTGTTGAATGTGATTGTGTCTGTCTGATAAATCTCACCTGTACTCCTATAAACCACCAGACAAGTCTGTGCAGGACTCGGGGAGCGACTGAAGTTGAAGACAAAGCGAAAGCAGTACTTGCTCTTCCCCGGGTGGAACACGGAGCAGTTGAATTCTGTCTCATTCTCTCCTTGAGTCAGCCAGTTGAAAGCCAGAGGAGGAGAGGACGATTTTTCTGCTCCCGACCCCGCCCCTGCAGAAGAAACCGCCATGCCCCTTTTACCGGGTGCATCGCTGTACAGCAAGACCTTCCCGCTGATGTGAGCACACGGTGGGGTTATCATTTTAACCGTCATCGTCCCCACACAACCACTCTTGTATGCATTGGCGTTCTCCACCAGCAGCTTATAGAAGAATATACGGGACAGGTAAAGAGGTTCAGTGCTTTTCACTTCCTGTGCTGTGTGAGGAGATCGCAGAGTCACCCTTATGAAGTCCTTCTCTGTGAATGGGAAGGCGCAGGAAAAGTCAATGATTTGGGAACGTAGGGCTTTGATTGGGCGCTGTACGCGTGCTCGAATCTTGTCGATGCTGTTACGTCCTATCTGGTTGTACTCCATGTAGGTGACCTCTAAGAGGAGGACATCCTTATTGGAGCTGGAGCAAGCCTGAAAGTGTTCATTCATTGATATTCCAACCTATGGAGACAACAGCTGGTTAGTTTTACGATAATGACTTTTCGAATAGAGACCCAAATGTGGGTttgaatcattgactgtatataagaactggactgagtgacccctcccccccaaataaaaaaatccatagaattctgtagagaaataaacagctattacttagttattgtatttgtcagaatagcTGCTCTTTCTCGATtatggaattgtagatttggacagctctACAAATGGTGAATGCCCTATATGGTGCACTATGTAGAGTAATGAAGGAATTCTAACACAGTAAGTcattttttatggatgacatcacactcactcgctccagttctctTTTAAAGTCAATGGTTCAAATTGATCCTCCCCTTGGTCTCACCTGAAAAGAGTCAGAGCGGTTTGCTGCTCTCTCCACAGCAATGTGAAAGGTAGGCCACTGAACTTCCAGTTCTGAACTCCACCACCAGGTGAGGCTCTCTACGCTTACGCCATCCGTTTCATTGGCATGGAAAGCAGGGGTGATGGAGGTCTGCCTGAGCAGGAACCGGAAAGTTCCCGCATACAGGAAGCAGGAACAATTGAACTCCACCCTACCGACCGGTTGGTTGCTGGGAAGAGTCCTGGTCAGAAGGGTTGCGTTGGTTCCCATGTCGACAAGGGAAAGACTCAAGTTACTCACGATGCTACTGTTGGATTTTGTGCTGAAGTCCACAAATACGCTGCCGTTGCTAAGGGCAACATGGAATGATGGCCAGATACTGAGTCTTGCAAAAGctacaagaaaaacacaaacatgcaacaTTAGATCAAACATTTGGTCCATTGTTAGCTATTTTGCTATTTAGTAACAATTTTAATGCttatttctaaaatgtgttCTTATAAGAAAGCTATTgattatcttaaaaaaatgtgtctaagtttgttttgttgtttttaaagtttgaaaataaaatatagggGCTTTCAGTTACAGCTGACATTTTTACAGATATGTGACAAACATCATTTAACCACATGATACTCATTTTGCAGACTTATGTTTTCATATATttagaatatataaataacctgTCTGTCGCAGATCAGCACTTACAGCCAGATAGTTATAAATTGAATATAAACATTTCCTAAAGATaagaaagaaatgcattttcaaacaTCTCACCGAACTCACCATATCCCAGCAGTGTCAAGAGGAAGGGCAGTGGTGAAACAGCCTGTGGCATTCCGGTGTTTGTGCCTCTTTTTTATTCCACACCTCATGACCGTCTTATTCCACCATCCCTCTCCTTCACGCATTGGAGGTTAgatcattaaaagaaaagaaaaatcaccagCAAAGTCCAGAAAAGGAGACACAAAAACAGCGATTTGTGATAGCAGTAAGCAGAGAAGACATGTTTTCCTCTGGGTAAGCATCAACAAGTATGAGTTTTCTGGATTTATAGGTgcgtcttcctcttcctcccatGATCACAATGGGTGCAAGGATCTGCCGTCATTACTCAAGCAAGGTTGCACTGGAGGGCTTTGTTCTGACTAAGCAGACAACACTTTGTGATTTCCCTCAAGTCTTTTGCTTCTTTGGAAATAATTTATGAATAATTCAACATTATTTCATGTCAGATTATTAATTTGtgatttcaaaaaaaaaaaaaaaacaggtctgtcttgaaaaaatgttttctttttttctgattgttaAAAGAACTTTATTCAAAAGTGTTGAACATGTGTCTGTATTGACACTCATGTATGACAGAACGTCTCCATTTTCAATATTGAATAAATAGGAACCACTGGAATGTGTCTTGTCTTGGTACATTCCACCTTACAGGTTCACCCTCTTAAACTATTGTGTTGCTTAAGCcagaaaattacaaaataaagttaaaacttGAACATTTAAGGTAAGGTAACACATAAGGTAAATTTCTACCATTCCCCCCCAACATTATTTGCTTGTTGATCAAAAATTTGCTGGTCAAAAAGTTGCTTGCAGTTTTTTGTAACAGAAGTAGTAAAATATATTGCACtattgtttaattaaaaaaaaaaaaacaaaaaaacatttaactcttaaaattaaaaacaataactgCTCTACGTGGGTCCTTTTTTGCATACCACTTTTCATACACTGAAACAGTTGTACATGCTTTGCATAAATTAGTtgcaaaaatcagataaaaATTGTGATATTCTCAAGCGCGCGTGAATCTAAACACTGAAATCAACTGCGCGTGCCGCCTGTTTACTTACGTATCTTTTATTGATTTGACGAATTAAAAAGAATTATTCTCCCCTTGAAGTCCCTCCTCGTTTAATGCAATTTCTATCATTTTTAAAGAGCCACATAACTGCTTCTGTCGCAAAGACTCTTCGGTTTCCAGGCGCGCGCATGACAGCGCGTGCTATCAAGTTCCGCTCCAACTCACTGAACAGTCTGCTGAGAACTCTGGCAAATTTCCTGCAATCTGACGTCTTCTCGTCCCAAAATATTGATGGGGGAAAAGTGAAATTGTTCTTGAAACgattgttctaaaaaaaaagagcattccAATGTAATTCgtattttctaaaagaaatagtttaaaatgttgtttttgcagtcTAAGGGAGTAGGCTGTATAATAAGACTCATCAGGTTAAGTCACTCATGTGAAAACACGTCAGGTGCCTAacaaaaaacgaaataaaatacattctttgtagcaattttatttaaaatattgataATATGCATGTAGTTAAATAAGTTAATTAACTTTGTCTTgaaaattttaagaaaaaaaaccccttACATTCTGATTAAATGCAGAATACaatttttgattcatttttttttcattcatcttcttgaccatttttccctttcggggtcacagggttgccggagcctatcccggccaaagaaatatcaaagaaatctccatatattttttaaaatgttcaaaaaaaatgcaagcaaAGTTTCAAAGTCAGGCATGGATCATTGAGCACAAAGGACAAACCTGTTTCATGTGCTCTCACAATTACCCAAACTAATTGAGGAAATCAACAATCAATAAGTGAACTGCATGTCAGGATAATCTAATCAACTATCCAGAccttcagttttcttttatagAAGAGATAGCAGAAAACAGGGtgaggaaaaatacaaattcaaacAGCAATTTAAAGCTAAGACAAAAAGTTTAGGCAGTAATTAAAAAGCTACTATAGCATGTAAAAagtacagtatttcttttttacctgttttaaatatttttcaaaatacataCTAAGGTAATCTAATCTGTCAAACCTGCCACCACAACAGGGTCTGATCTTCCATTCTTAAGAAtagaaaaattaaattgaacATTTGAAGCCCTTTATTGcagaatgtgttttattttagaattttatCACTGAAtcaaaagaacatttatttttataaatgaagtATTTGAAATCttgaaacaaaaatatgcaTTATGATATATTTTTGTTACAACCACATTACAGTTAATTCATCATGAGAATAAAGGGTCATAAACATTGGTTTGAAATACGTAACAAGAGGATGTATTGGTAACAAAAACTTAGTCTGAGattccaaaaaagaaacaaacaaatggaAAATATAAATGCACCTATATAACATTAATCAGTTTGTACCATAACCAGACTGAAAATTATTGTCAGAGTAGGGCGACTATTTGAAAATAAGTGTCAATCATAAAAGTAAACGTTCAAAAAAGGTTTGGGTAGAATCTCAGCCCCTCAACAGAGTCATCTCTACAAAGATGGCCCATCTTTTCAGCAAGCAGCAACCTGgagaagaaaaatgaacagaaac
The DNA window shown above is from Oryzias latipes chromosome 14, ASM223467v1 and carries:
- the thsd1 gene encoding thrombospondin type-1 domain-containing protein 1 isoform X2, whose translation is MPQAVSPLPFLLTLLGYAFARLSIWPSFHVALSNGSVFVDFSTKSNSSIVSNLSLSLVDMGTNATLLTRTLPSNQPVGRVEFNCSCFLYAGTFRFLLRQTSITPAFHANETDGVSVESLTWWWSSELEVQWPTFHIAVERAANRSDSFQVGISMNEHFQACSSSNKDVLLLEVTYMEYNQIGRNSIDKIRARVQRPIKALRSQIIDFSCAFPFTEKDFIRVTLRSPHTAQEVKSTEPLYLSRIFFYKLLVENANAYKSGCVGTMTVKMITPPCAHISGKVLLYSDAPGKRGMAVSSAGAGSGAEKSSSPPLAFNWLTQGENETEFNCSVFHPGKSKYCFRFVFNFSRSPSPAQTCLVVYRSTEQWGPWQPWSVCSASCGEAVRERVRECLLPSGVRGLQCSGMIKEQSLCSLEDCVVSPSPSPSPPPVPVGVSFLGGNMIVVLGISLCLSVIMATVVVTVWRRFCQTPQCSSVRRGSIHSPGGRKLSDEASICGHSLQRPSLSDCPGSSGGVAVPADANYRGSQPLSPTLVLPLPQDPERLSPTGQKVLPSVFGPVHDTVVEKSPNSSSVLSHAELAQSTLPLSLQDNDDHVCIATPLSKLPAQSSRITPDRLSPKAGLAPGPPVSARSSRGNSKWHDRTADWVEMVGRSAPVGLMVGGGGDAESIKNPTFRRTSSFSDTKFYAASSAQSRHFRERSMTQVGFRTLPEGSSWSKGGWERHPHRPYPIPENGVSEWTRGNTYRSDQKKSWLQSAVSSHNPERKHTGTNTNTLPASENVDFCGTGERKKGGEPADGSRDSVSGIRGPASKPTKSHGTNHLSVDQVERAEQNWNRRGPSPIQRNILARKLKEAQSCSGARACKRSSSFNLSSSEQRKGRCRSLPISEDHSGGSPYRLSEAEQRMLDLDLSPVFVQEEE
- the thsd1 gene encoding thrombospondin type-1 domain-containing protein 1 isoform X1, producing MPQAVSPLPFLLTLLGYAFARLSIWPSFHVALSNGSVFVDFSTKSNSSIVSNLSLSLVDMGTNATLLTRTLPSNQPVGRVEFNCSCFLYAGTFRFLLRQTSITPAFHANETDGVSVESLTWWWSSELEVQWPTFHIAVERAANRSDSFQVGISMNEHFQACSSSNKDVLLLEVTYMEYNQIGRNSIDKIRARVQRPIKALRSQIIDFSCAFPFTEKDFIRVTLRSPHTAQEVKSTEPLYLSRIFFYKLLVENANAYKSGCVGTMTVKMITPPCAHISGKVLLYSDAPGKRGMAVSSAGAGSGAEKSSSPPLAFNWLTQGENETEFNCSVFHPGKSKYCFRFVFNFSRSPSPAQTCLVVYRSTEQWGPWQPWSVCSASCGEAVRERVRECLLPSGVRGLQCSGMIKEQSLCSLEDCVVSPSPSPSPPPVPVGVSFLGGNMIVVLGISLCLSVIMATVVVTVWRRFCQTPQCSSVRRGSIHSPGGRKLSDEASICGHSLQRPSLSDCPGSSGGVAVPADANYRGSQPLSPTLVLPLPQDPERLSPTGQKVLPSVFGYKLAQQQLKEMKKKGLKEATQLYHVSSSPVHDTVVEKSPNSSSVLSHAELAQSTLPLSLQDNDDHVCIATPLSKLPAQSSRITPDRLSPKAGLAPGPPVSARSSRGNSKWHDRTADWVEMVGRSAPVGLMVGGGGDAESIKNPTFRRTSSFSDTKFYAASSAQSRHFRERSMTQVGFRTLPEGSSWSKGGWERHPHRPYPIPENGVSEWTRGNTYRSDQKKSWLQSAVSSHNPERKHTGTNTNTLPASENVDFCGTGERKKGGEPADGSRDSVSGIRGPASKPTKSHGTNHLSVDQVERAEQNWNRRGPSPIQRNILARKLKEAQSCSGARACKRSSSFNLSSSEQRKGRCRSLPISEDHSGGSPYRLSEAEQRMLDLDLSPVFVQEEE